A part of Solea solea chromosome 8, fSolSol10.1, whole genome shotgun sequence genomic DNA contains:
- the dbnlb gene encoding drebrin-like b isoform X1, producing the protein MAVNLSKNGPALTAAYKDVVDEKSSTNWALFTYEGNSNDIRLAETGDGGLEELVEELNSGKVMYAFCRVEDPNSGLPKYVLINWTGEGVNDSRKGLCANHVSSMANFLKGAHVTINARADEDVEPDVIVQKVGKASGANYSFHKESSGRFRDSGPQGPVGSVYQKTNAMSEIRKTNKDTFWAQTEKEEEKRRQEERRKMDEERQQLERERKDREAKEAALREKRDKEKASEIEQQKKYQQQQEAENKEHEKQRWEEQKEKESVQKKALRRGESVEKANEAASLISQRAMNPREMFMQRERGITPSDADVPSAAPASSQPGRLHSLFLPKQAYESERAGSPQRQASPEPAGSASPVRAAEPDVDDLEQSRCEYDEQQQEEEAAAPQDQQKEEAPVVDNTPVQEPAPEEPVQVEKNNYEVATDESSAKTVCARALYDYQAADDTEISFDPDDIITGIEMIDEGWWRGYDPKGHFGMFPANYVELV; encoded by the exons ATGGCAGTAAACCTGAGCAAAAACGGCCCCGCGTTAACGGCCGCGTATAAAGACGTGGTGGATGAAAAATCCAGCACCAACTG ggcCTTGTTTACTTATGAGGGAAACAGTAATGATATCCGTCTGGCAGAAACAGGGG ATGGAGGTCTGGAGGAGTTGGTTGAGGAACTCAACAGTGGAAAAGTCATGTACGCTTTCTGCCGTGTCGAGGATCCAAATTCCGGCCTGCCTAAATACGTCCTCATCAACTGG ACCGGGGAAGGAGTGAACGACTCCAGGAAAGGACTGTGTGCAAACCATGTCAGCTCCATGGCCAATTTTCTTAAG GGAGCCCACGTCACGATAAATGCCAGAGCCGATGAGGACGTGGAGCCCGATGTGATCGTGCAGAAAGTAGGGAAAGCCTCAGGAGCCAACTACAGTTTCCACAAGGAATCCTCCGGTCGCTTCAGGGACAGTGGTCCTCAGGGTCCTGTG GGCTCAGTGTATCAAAAGACCAACGCTATGTCCGAAATCAGAAAGACCAATAAAGACACCTTCTGGGCACAGACGGAG aaagaagaggagaaacgTCGGCAGGAGGAGCGGCGCAAGATGGATGAAGAGCGCCagcagctggagagagagaggaaagacagGGAGGCCAAAGAGGCAGCACTGAGGGAAAAGAGGGACAAAGAGAAAGCTTCTGAAATCGAGCAACAGAA gaagtaccagcagcagcaggaagctgaGAACAAAGAGCATGAGAAACAACGCTGG gaggagcagaaggagaaggagTCAGTCCAGAAGAAAGCACTCAGGAGAGGTGAATCTGTGGAGAAGGCCAAT gAGGCGGCCTCTCTCATCTCTCAGCGCGCCATGAACCCCAGGGAGATGTTcatgcagagggagagaggaataACTCCCAGTGACGCAGACGTCCCCTCTGCGGCCCCCGCGAGTTCACAGCCAG GGCGTCTGCACAGCCTGTTTCTGCCTAAGCAAGCGTATGAATCTGAGCGAGCCGGCTCACCGCAGCGCCAAGCTTCGCCTGAGCCCGCGGGCTCCGCCTCTCCCGTCCGTGCAGCAG AGCCTGATGTGGATGACCTGGAACAGTCCAGGTGTGAGtatgatgagcagcagcaggaggaggaggcagcagctccTCAGGACCAGCAGAAAG AGGAGGCACCGGTAGTCGACAACACTCCCGTCCAGGAGCCGGCGCCTGAAGAGCCTGTGCAG GTGGAGAAGAATAACTACGAGGTGGCGACTGACGAGAGCTCGGCTAAAACTGTCTGTGCCAGAGCCTTATACGACTACCAGGCTG CCGACGACACGGAGATCTCGTTCGACCCCGACGACATCATCACCGGGATCGAGATGATCGACGAGGGCTGGTGGCGAGGATACGACCCCAAAGGCCACTTTGGAATGTTCCCAGCCAATTACGTGGAGCTCGTCTAG
- the dbnlb gene encoding drebrin-like b isoform X2, with amino-acid sequence MAVNLSKNGPALTAAYKDVVDEKSSTNWALFTYEGNSNDIRLAETGDGGLEELVEELNSGKVMYAFCRVEDPNSGLPKYVLINWTGEGVNDSRKGLCANHVSSMANFLKGAHVTINARADEDVEPDVIVQKVGKASGANYSFHKESSGRFRDSGPQGPVGSVYQKTNAMSEIRKTNKDTFWAQTEKEEEKRRQEERRKMDEERQQLERERKDREAKEAALREKRDKEKASEIEQQKKYQQQQEAENKEHEKQRWEEQKEKESVQKKALRRGESVEKANEAASLISQRAMNPREMFMQRERGITPSDADVPSAAPASSQPGRLHSLFLPKQAYESERAGSPQRQASPEPAGSASPVRAAEEAPVVDNTPVQEPAPEEPVQVEKNNYEVATDESSAKTVCARALYDYQAADDTEISFDPDDIITGIEMIDEGWWRGYDPKGHFGMFPANYVELV; translated from the exons ATGGCAGTAAACCTGAGCAAAAACGGCCCCGCGTTAACGGCCGCGTATAAAGACGTGGTGGATGAAAAATCCAGCACCAACTG ggcCTTGTTTACTTATGAGGGAAACAGTAATGATATCCGTCTGGCAGAAACAGGGG ATGGAGGTCTGGAGGAGTTGGTTGAGGAACTCAACAGTGGAAAAGTCATGTACGCTTTCTGCCGTGTCGAGGATCCAAATTCCGGCCTGCCTAAATACGTCCTCATCAACTGG ACCGGGGAAGGAGTGAACGACTCCAGGAAAGGACTGTGTGCAAACCATGTCAGCTCCATGGCCAATTTTCTTAAG GGAGCCCACGTCACGATAAATGCCAGAGCCGATGAGGACGTGGAGCCCGATGTGATCGTGCAGAAAGTAGGGAAAGCCTCAGGAGCCAACTACAGTTTCCACAAGGAATCCTCCGGTCGCTTCAGGGACAGTGGTCCTCAGGGTCCTGTG GGCTCAGTGTATCAAAAGACCAACGCTATGTCCGAAATCAGAAAGACCAATAAAGACACCTTCTGGGCACAGACGGAG aaagaagaggagaaacgTCGGCAGGAGGAGCGGCGCAAGATGGATGAAGAGCGCCagcagctggagagagagaggaaagacagGGAGGCCAAAGAGGCAGCACTGAGGGAAAAGAGGGACAAAGAGAAAGCTTCTGAAATCGAGCAACAGAA gaagtaccagcagcagcaggaagctgaGAACAAAGAGCATGAGAAACAACGCTGG gaggagcagaaggagaaggagTCAGTCCAGAAGAAAGCACTCAGGAGAGGTGAATCTGTGGAGAAGGCCAAT gAGGCGGCCTCTCTCATCTCTCAGCGCGCCATGAACCCCAGGGAGATGTTcatgcagagggagagaggaataACTCCCAGTGACGCAGACGTCCCCTCTGCGGCCCCCGCGAGTTCACAGCCAG GGCGTCTGCACAGCCTGTTTCTGCCTAAGCAAGCGTATGAATCTGAGCGAGCCGGCTCACCGCAGCGCCAAGCTTCGCCTGAGCCCGCGGGCTCCGCCTCTCCCGTCCGTGCAGCAG AGGAGGCACCGGTAGTCGACAACACTCCCGTCCAGGAGCCGGCGCCTGAAGAGCCTGTGCAG GTGGAGAAGAATAACTACGAGGTGGCGACTGACGAGAGCTCGGCTAAAACTGTCTGTGCCAGAGCCTTATACGACTACCAGGCTG CCGACGACACGGAGATCTCGTTCGACCCCGACGACATCATCACCGGGATCGAGATGATCGACGAGGGCTGGTGGCGAGGATACGACCCCAAAGGCCACTTTGGAATGTTCCCAGCCAATTACGTGGAGCTCGTCTAG
- the dbnlb gene encoding drebrin-like b isoform X4 codes for MAVNLSKNGPALTAAYKDVVDEKSSTNWALFTYEGNSNDIRLAETGDGGLEELVEELNSGKVMYAFCRVEDPNSGLPKYVLINWTGEGVNDSRKGLCANHVSSMANFLKGAHVTINARADEDVEPDVIVQKVGKASGANYSFHKESSGRFRDSGPQGPVGSVYQKTNAMSEIRKTNKDTFWAQTEKEEEKRRQEERRKMDEERQQLERERKDREAKEAALREKRDKEKASEIEQQKKYQQQQEAENKEHEKQRWEEQKEKESVQKKALRRGESVEKANEAASLISQRAMNPREMFMQRERGITPSDADVPSAAPASSQPEEAPVVDNTPVQEPAPEEPVQVEKNNYEVATDESSAKTVCARALYDYQAADDTEISFDPDDIITGIEMIDEGWWRGYDPKGHFGMFPANYVELV; via the exons ATGGCAGTAAACCTGAGCAAAAACGGCCCCGCGTTAACGGCCGCGTATAAAGACGTGGTGGATGAAAAATCCAGCACCAACTG ggcCTTGTTTACTTATGAGGGAAACAGTAATGATATCCGTCTGGCAGAAACAGGGG ATGGAGGTCTGGAGGAGTTGGTTGAGGAACTCAACAGTGGAAAAGTCATGTACGCTTTCTGCCGTGTCGAGGATCCAAATTCCGGCCTGCCTAAATACGTCCTCATCAACTGG ACCGGGGAAGGAGTGAACGACTCCAGGAAAGGACTGTGTGCAAACCATGTCAGCTCCATGGCCAATTTTCTTAAG GGAGCCCACGTCACGATAAATGCCAGAGCCGATGAGGACGTGGAGCCCGATGTGATCGTGCAGAAAGTAGGGAAAGCCTCAGGAGCCAACTACAGTTTCCACAAGGAATCCTCCGGTCGCTTCAGGGACAGTGGTCCTCAGGGTCCTGTG GGCTCAGTGTATCAAAAGACCAACGCTATGTCCGAAATCAGAAAGACCAATAAAGACACCTTCTGGGCACAGACGGAG aaagaagaggagaaacgTCGGCAGGAGGAGCGGCGCAAGATGGATGAAGAGCGCCagcagctggagagagagaggaaagacagGGAGGCCAAAGAGGCAGCACTGAGGGAAAAGAGGGACAAAGAGAAAGCTTCTGAAATCGAGCAACAGAA gaagtaccagcagcagcaggaagctgaGAACAAAGAGCATGAGAAACAACGCTGG gaggagcagaaggagaaggagTCAGTCCAGAAGAAAGCACTCAGGAGAGGTGAATCTGTGGAGAAGGCCAAT gAGGCGGCCTCTCTCATCTCTCAGCGCGCCATGAACCCCAGGGAGATGTTcatgcagagggagagaggaataACTCCCAGTGACGCAGACGTCCCCTCTGCGGCCCCCGCGAGTTCACAGCCAG AGGAGGCACCGGTAGTCGACAACACTCCCGTCCAGGAGCCGGCGCCTGAAGAGCCTGTGCAG GTGGAGAAGAATAACTACGAGGTGGCGACTGACGAGAGCTCGGCTAAAACTGTCTGTGCCAGAGCCTTATACGACTACCAGGCTG CCGACGACACGGAGATCTCGTTCGACCCCGACGACATCATCACCGGGATCGAGATGATCGACGAGGGCTGGTGGCGAGGATACGACCCCAAAGGCCACTTTGGAATGTTCCCAGCCAATTACGTGGAGCTCGTCTAG
- the dbnlb gene encoding drebrin-like b isoform X3, with product MAVNLSKNGPALTAAYKDVVDEKSSTNWALFTYEGNSNDIRLAETGDGGLEELVEELNSGKVMYAFCRVEDPNSGLPKYVLINWTGEGVNDSRKGLCANHVSSMANFLKGAHVTINARADEDVEPDVIVQKVGKASGANYSFHKESSGRFRDSGPQGPVGSVYQKTNAMSEIRKTNKDTFWAQTEKEEEKRRQEERRKMDEERQQLERERKDREAKEAALREKRDKEKASEIEQQKKYQQQQEAENKEHEKQRWEEQKEKESVQKKALRRGESVEKANEAASLISQRAMNPREMFMQRERGITPSDADVPSAAPASSQPEPDVDDLEQSRCEYDEQQQEEEAAAPQDQQKEEAPVVDNTPVQEPAPEEPVQVEKNNYEVATDESSAKTVCARALYDYQAADDTEISFDPDDIITGIEMIDEGWWRGYDPKGHFGMFPANYVELV from the exons ATGGCAGTAAACCTGAGCAAAAACGGCCCCGCGTTAACGGCCGCGTATAAAGACGTGGTGGATGAAAAATCCAGCACCAACTG ggcCTTGTTTACTTATGAGGGAAACAGTAATGATATCCGTCTGGCAGAAACAGGGG ATGGAGGTCTGGAGGAGTTGGTTGAGGAACTCAACAGTGGAAAAGTCATGTACGCTTTCTGCCGTGTCGAGGATCCAAATTCCGGCCTGCCTAAATACGTCCTCATCAACTGG ACCGGGGAAGGAGTGAACGACTCCAGGAAAGGACTGTGTGCAAACCATGTCAGCTCCATGGCCAATTTTCTTAAG GGAGCCCACGTCACGATAAATGCCAGAGCCGATGAGGACGTGGAGCCCGATGTGATCGTGCAGAAAGTAGGGAAAGCCTCAGGAGCCAACTACAGTTTCCACAAGGAATCCTCCGGTCGCTTCAGGGACAGTGGTCCTCAGGGTCCTGTG GGCTCAGTGTATCAAAAGACCAACGCTATGTCCGAAATCAGAAAGACCAATAAAGACACCTTCTGGGCACAGACGGAG aaagaagaggagaaacgTCGGCAGGAGGAGCGGCGCAAGATGGATGAAGAGCGCCagcagctggagagagagaggaaagacagGGAGGCCAAAGAGGCAGCACTGAGGGAAAAGAGGGACAAAGAGAAAGCTTCTGAAATCGAGCAACAGAA gaagtaccagcagcagcaggaagctgaGAACAAAGAGCATGAGAAACAACGCTGG gaggagcagaaggagaaggagTCAGTCCAGAAGAAAGCACTCAGGAGAGGTGAATCTGTGGAGAAGGCCAAT gAGGCGGCCTCTCTCATCTCTCAGCGCGCCATGAACCCCAGGGAGATGTTcatgcagagggagagaggaataACTCCCAGTGACGCAGACGTCCCCTCTGCGGCCCCCGCGAGTTCACAGCCAG AGCCTGATGTGGATGACCTGGAACAGTCCAGGTGTGAGtatgatgagcagcagcaggaggaggaggcagcagctccTCAGGACCAGCAGAAAG AGGAGGCACCGGTAGTCGACAACACTCCCGTCCAGGAGCCGGCGCCTGAAGAGCCTGTGCAG GTGGAGAAGAATAACTACGAGGTGGCGACTGACGAGAGCTCGGCTAAAACTGTCTGTGCCAGAGCCTTATACGACTACCAGGCTG CCGACGACACGGAGATCTCGTTCGACCCCGACGACATCATCACCGGGATCGAGATGATCGACGAGGGCTGGTGGCGAGGATACGACCCCAAAGGCCACTTTGGAATGTTCCCAGCCAATTACGTGGAGCTCGTCTAG